Proteins from a single region of Argiope bruennichi chromosome 6, qqArgBrue1.1, whole genome shotgun sequence:
- the LOC129972720 gene encoding basic proline-rich protein-like, translated as MPKLPSIPGMPGMPPNTRVVVPWDKLPKQPGIPPGPRRQPPPAPPPISPDQPPAPPPGPPVQPPPKPDKPNGRRWFPPRGGKGRPGHGYGPGIGIGPNATIGQIPPGRKGAGGGVPDIDIVGFLQDTSIPERDGPSRQYMFGWPSRPVIPPGHVAVPPEALLMPKLPSIPGMPGMPPNTRVVVPWDKLPKQPGIPPGPRRQPPPAPPPISPDQPPAPPPGPPVQPPPKPDKPNGRRWFPPRGGKGRPGHGYGPGIGIGPNATIGQIPPGRKGAGGGVPDIDIVGFLQDTSIPERDGPSRQYMFGRPSRPVIPPGHVAVPPEALLMPKLPSIPGMPGMPPNTRVVVPWDKLPKQPGIPPGPRRQPPPAPPPISPDQPPAPPPGPPVQPAPKPDKPNGRRWFPPRGGKGRPGHGYGPGIGSGPNATIGQIPPGRKGGGGGLPDIEIGGFLRDTSEAGRDGTPGVSIGSRRKVRQYTWKPSGSSISRGSNNYLSGKKSRKPLDFRRDGRYKQKRKRKLRKPLDGRRGGRYKQKRKRKLRKPLDGRRDGRYRQKLKRKLRKPLDGRRDGRYRQKLKRKLESVGRKVVQMENKSAKEEQHNNISNRKKYAPTWDRDPPRVNIRRNASPLKKLQKRNKP; from the coding sequence ATGCCTAAGCTTCCAAGTATTCCTGGGATGCCTGGAATGCCTCCAAATACTCGTGTAGTTGTTCCGTGGGATAAACTACCGAAACAGCCTGGTATACCTCCAGGTCCTAGAAGACAACCACCACCAGCCCCACCTCCAATATCTCCAGATCAGCCACCAGCACCACCACCTGGACCTCCTGTTCAGCCCCCACCCAAACCTGATAAACCTAATGGACGTAGATGGTTTCCTCCACGAGGCGGAAAAGGTCGTCCAGGTCACGGCTACGGGCCTGGAATCGGAATTGGACCTAACGCTACAATTGGGCAAATTCCACCAGGAAGAAAGGGTGCAGGAGGAGGCGTTCCGGATATTGACATCGTGGGTTTTCTTCAAGATACTTCAATTCCCGAAAGAGACGGGCCGAGTAGACAATACATGTTTGGGTGGCCTTCAAGACCTGTAATTCCTCCCGGACATGTAGCAGTCCCTCCCGAGGCTCTTCTAATGCCTAAGCTTCCAAGTATTCCTGGGATGCCTGGAATGCCTCCAAATACTCGTGTAGTTGTTCCGTGGGATAAACTACCGAAACAGCCTGGTATACCTCCAGGTCCTAGAAGACAACCACCACCAGCCCCACCTCCAATATCTCCAGATCAGCCACCAGCACCACCACCTGGACCTCCTGTTCAGCCCCCACCCAAACCTGATAAACCTAATGGACGTAGATGGTTTCCTCCACGAGGCGGAAAAGGTCGTCCAGGTCACGGCTACGGGCCTGGAATCGGAATTGGACCTAACGCTACTATTGGGCAAATTCCACCAGGAAGAAAGGGTGCAGGAGGAGGCGTTCCGGATATTGACATCGTGGGTTTTCTTCAAGATACTTCAATTCCCGAAAGAGACGGGCCGAGTAGACAATACATGTTCGGGCGGCCTTCAAGACCCGTAATTCCTCCCGGACATGTAGCAGTCCCTCCCGAGGCTCTTCTAATGCCTAAGCTTCCAAGTATTCCTGGGATGCCTGGAATGCCTCCAAATACTCGTGTAGTTGTTCCGTGGGATAAACTACCGAAACAGCCTGGTATACCTCCAGGTCCTAGAAGACAACCACCACCAGCCCCACCTCCAATATCTCCAGATCAGCCACCAGCACCACCACCTGGACCTCCTGTTCAGCCCGCACCCAAACCTGATAAACCTAATGGACGTAGATGGTTTCCTCCACGAGGCGGAAAAGGTCGTCCAGGTCACGGCTACGGGCCTGGAATCGGATCTGGACCTAACGCTACAATTGGGCAAATTCCACCAGGAAGAAAGGGTGGAGGAGGTGGCCTTCCGGATATTGAGATCGGAGGTTTTCTTCGAGATACCTCAGAGGCCGGAAGAGATGGGACACCTGGAGTTTCCATAGGGTCGAGGAGAAAAGTTAGACAATACACATGGAAACCTTCCGGATCCTCGATTTCTCGTGGCAGTAATAACTATCTGTCTGGGAAAAAAAGCAGAAAACCATTGGATTTTCGCAGAGATGGACGATATAAGCAGAAACGGAAGAGAAAGCTGAGAAAACCATTGGATGGTCGCAGAGGTGGACGATATAAGCAGAAACGGAAGAGAAAGCTGAGAAAACCATTGGATGGTCGCAGAGATGGACGATATAGGCAGAAACTGAAAAGAAAGCTGAGAAAACCATTGGATGGTCGCAGAGATGGACGATATAGGCAGAAACTGAAGAGAAAGCTGGAATCTGTTGGAAGAAAAGTGGTTCAAATGGAAAACAAGTCTGCTAAAGAGGAACAGCATAACAATATATCGAATCGTAAAAAATACGCCCCAACCTGGGACAGAGATCCTCCAAGAGTAAACATCCGCAGAAATGCCAGTCCcttgaagaaattacaaaaaagaaataaaccttGA